In Lactococcus garvieae subsp. garvieae, the following proteins share a genomic window:
- the yycF gene encoding response regulator YycF, producing MKKILVVDDEKPISDIVKFNLVKEGYEVVTAFDGEEALELFESEKPDLIYLDLMLPKIDGLEVTRQIRKTSEVPILMVSAKDTEFDKVIGLELGADDYITKPFSNRELLARIKSNLRRMTNVPVEQPKDSKKELVIGNLRINPTHYAAYKNETQLDLTHREFELLYYLAQHLGEVITRETLLETVWGYDYFGDVRTVDVTVRRLREKVEDTPSRPQYVSTRRGVGYYMSEPHE from the coding sequence ATGAAAAAAATTCTTGTTGTTGACGACGAAAAACCAATTTCTGATATTGTAAAATTTAACCTCGTCAAAGAAGGGTATGAAGTAGTCACTGCTTTTGATGGTGAAGAAGCTCTTGAACTCTTTGAATCAGAAAAACCCGATCTTATCTATCTTGATTTGATGCTTCCAAAAATTGATGGTCTTGAAGTTACACGTCAAATTCGTAAAACTTCTGAAGTCCCTATTTTGATGGTTTCTGCCAAAGATACAGAGTTTGATAAAGTTATCGGCCTTGAACTCGGTGCAGATGATTACATCACAAAACCATTTTCAAACCGTGAATTACTTGCTCGTATTAAATCAAATTTACGCCGCATGACAAATGTTCCTGTTGAACAACCAAAAGATTCTAAAAAAGAATTGGTAATTGGTAACTTACGTATCAACCCGACACATTATGCCGCATATAAAAATGAAACACAGCTTGACTTGACACACCGCGAATTTGAATTGCTCTATTATCTTGCACAACATCTCGGTGAAGTTATCACACGTGAAACATTGCTTGAAACTGTTTGGGGCTACGATTACTTCGGTGATGTTCGTACTGTTGACGTCACAGTTCGTCGTCTTCGCGAAAAAGTTGAAGATACTCCAAGCCGCCCTCAATACGTATCTACACGTCGTGGTGTTGGATACTATATGAGCGAACCTCATGAATAA
- the tmk gene encoding dTMP kinase, with amino-acid sequence MNGILISLEGPDGAGKTTVLQRILPELEKSSYKILSTREPGGVRVAEEIRNIILSTENTEIDSKTELMLFAAARRLHMQTKMLPALAAGEMVIVDRFIDSSVAYQGYGRELGVEPVNWLNEFATDGLKPDLTLYFDIDTDVALERIMKNRADEVNRLDLERAEMHRKVRQGYLEIVKQEPERFVTIDASQELDKVVADTLTVIKKKFCL; translated from the coding sequence ATGAATGGAATATTAATTAGTTTGGAAGGGCCAGATGGGGCCGGTAAAACGACTGTTTTACAAAGAATTCTTCCAGAATTAGAAAAATCGTCTTATAAAATCCTTTCGACACGTGAACCTGGTGGCGTGCGTGTTGCAGAAGAGATTCGAAATATAATTTTAAGCACAGAAAATACAGAAATTGACAGTAAGACAGAGCTGATGCTGTTTGCTGCGGCACGTCGCCTACATATGCAAACAAAAATGCTTCCCGCACTTGCTGCAGGAGAAATGGTAATTGTTGACCGTTTCATTGATTCGTCGGTGGCTTATCAAGGTTACGGACGTGAACTTGGTGTTGAACCTGTAAACTGGCTTAACGAATTTGCAACAGACGGTCTTAAACCAGATTTGACATTATATTTCGATATTGATACAGATGTTGCACTTGAACGAATTATGAAAAATAGAGCGGATGAAGTCAATAGACTTGATTTAGAACGTGCCGAAATGCATCGTAAAGTCAGACAGGGTTACTTAGAAATAGTGAAGCAGGAGCCTGAGCGCTTTGTCACTATTGATGCCAGTCAAGAACTTGACAAAGTTGTTGCAGACACGTTAACAGTCATCAAAAAGAAATTTTGTTTGTAA
- a CDS encoding DNA replication initiation control protein YabA, which yields MGEMMIDKNEIYVQLGLLEESLAYTLGQISTVRDALDESLKENATIRMENEKLRERLAHIEKKEEKASSKSKDEPNPNLIQIFNEGFHVCHLHYAERLQDGENCLDCLELLYR from the coding sequence ATGGGGGAAATGATGATCGATAAAAATGAGATTTATGTGCAACTTGGGCTACTGGAGGAAAGTTTGGCTTATACACTGGGCCAAATTTCAACGGTACGCGATGCTTTGGATGAATCTTTAAAAGAAAATGCCACAATTCGCATGGAAAATGAAAAATTACGCGAACGTTTGGCGCATATTGAGAAAAAAGAAGAAAAAGCCAGCTCAAAATCAAAAGATGAGCCTAATCCAAATTTGATTCAGATTTTTAATGAGGGCTTTCATGTATGTCACCTCCACTACGCAGAACGTTTGCAAGATGGTGAAAACTGCTTAGACTGCTTGGAGCTTTTGTACAGATGA
- the ricT gene encoding PSP1 domain-containing protein, protein MIYEVEFTHGEQNTFVSGHETFAPRTQVIIQNEKGKTYGRIMKQLPQDKNVDTSGEIVRAATEEDEELIQTTELLSQQACAKIRQIVADCGIDMKVTNAAYNLNQSQLFVSFTSENRVDFRALLKELAATFRTRIELRQIGARDAAKMYGGVGPCGRPLCCSEFIYEFPNVSIKMAKNQSLSLKQSKLNGLCGRLMCCLSYEDEFYREARKNFPDFGEHITTADGEGKVIGLNILNNKVKLRLDHTIKEFDIAEINL, encoded by the coding sequence ATGATTTACGAAGTAGAGTTTACACATGGAGAACAAAATACCTTTGTAAGTGGTCATGAAACATTTGCACCGAGAACGCAAGTCATTATTCAAAACGAAAAGGGCAAGACCTATGGCCGGATAATGAAGCAGCTGCCACAAGATAAAAATGTTGATACATCTGGAGAAATTGTTCGCGCAGCAACAGAAGAAGATGAAGAATTGATTCAGACAACAGAGCTGCTCTCGCAACAAGCCTGCGCGAAGATTCGCCAGATTGTTGCGGATTGCGGGATTGACATGAAGGTTACAAATGCAGCTTATAATTTAAACCAAAGTCAGCTTTTTGTATCCTTTACATCGGAAAATAGAGTGGATTTTCGAGCTTTGCTTAAAGAATTAGCAGCGACTTTTCGTACGCGAATCGAACTTCGTCAGATTGGAGCGCGTGATGCTGCAAAAATGTATGGTGGCGTTGGGCCTTGTGGACGACCGCTTTGTTGTTCGGAGTTTATTTACGAATTTCCTAATGTCTCGATTAAGATGGCAAAAAATCAGTCGCTCTCTTTGAAACAAAGTAAACTGAATGGCCTTTGTGGTCGTTTGATGTGTTGTCTGTCTTATGAAGATGAATTTTACAGGGAAGCGCGTAAAAATTTCCCTGATTTTGGGGAACATATTACAACTGCAGATGGTGAGGGGAAAGTTATTGGACTTAATATTTTGAATAACAAAGTTAAACTTCGCTTAGATCATACAATAAAAGAGTTTGATATTGCAGAGATAAATCTTTAA
- a CDS encoding DNA polymerase III subunit delta' produces the protein MKIADIQPALFERFKHILRVNKLSHAYLFSGGFGSFDMAIWLSQAIFCENLQDNLPCENCRHCRLVARDEFSDLHIIRPEGQTIKTGQIRDLSEVFSQSGFEGAQKVVIITEAEKMHSNAANALLKSIEEPDNATHVFLLTENDNLILPTIKSRAQVFSFPKNSAYMQEILEQNGVLKTQAELLSRICNSVEEAQDLSGATWFNDTLKKLQQLLKLVKTDQREAFLYLTNVSENIEDKEKQSLVFSLLLELFNQEMMPDWVQKTFQAEKMWKSNVRFGSCLEYIVLK, from the coding sequence ATGAAAATTGCAGATATTCAACCCGCACTTTTTGAACGCTTTAAGCATATTTTACGTGTGAATAAACTGAGCCATGCTTATCTCTTTAGTGGAGGATTTGGTAGTTTTGATATGGCTATTTGGCTTAGTCAGGCCATTTTTTGTGAAAATTTACAGGACAATTTACCTTGTGAGAATTGCCGTCACTGTCGTTTAGTTGCTAGGGATGAATTTAGCGATTTACACATCATTCGTCCTGAAGGTCAAACGATAAAAACAGGACAAATTCGAGATTTATCGGAAGTTTTTAGTCAGTCCGGATTTGAAGGGGCTCAGAAAGTGGTCATTATCACGGAAGCTGAAAAAATGCACAGTAATGCAGCCAATGCTTTGCTTAAATCAATTGAAGAACCTGATAATGCCACACATGTCTTTTTGCTCACAGAAAACGATAATCTCATTTTACCCACCATTAAATCACGGGCACAAGTTTTTAGCTTTCCCAAAAATAGTGCCTATATGCAAGAAATTTTGGAACAAAATGGTGTCTTAAAAACACAAGCAGAACTCCTGAGCCGAATTTGTAACTCGGTAGAAGAAGCCCAAGATTTAAGTGGCGCCACTTGGTTTAATGATACCTTGAAGAAACTCCAACAATTGCTGAAATTAGTGAAGACGGATCAACGGGAAGCTTTTCTTTACCTGACAAATGTCTCGGAAAATATTGAGGATAAGGAAAAACAAAGTTTAGTTTTTTCCCTGCTCTTAGAGCTTTTTAATCAAGAAATGATGCCCGACTGGGTTCAAAAAACCTTTCAAGCAGAAAAAATGTGGAAAAGCAATGTGCGCTTTGGCTCTTGTTTGGAATATATAGTCCTGAAATAG
- the rsmI gene encoding 16S rRNA (cytidine(1402)-2'-O)-methyltransferase: protein MINIQSSFKGEKSAGTLYLVPTPIGNMQDMTLRALETLRNVDLVASEDTRNTQKLLNHFEIKVAQESFHEHNSFDKIPKLLDFLMSGKSLAQVSDAGMPSISDPGHDLVVEAIKRNIDVIALPGASAGITALIASGLIPQPHIFYGFLPRKKGEQKKFLETKLAYPETQIFYESPYRVADTLENMAQVYGDREVTLVRELTKIYEEYRRGKISEILLSLKEQPIKGECLLIVAGFDGEVEDTVEDKTTPLEAVQLLVASGIKPNAAIKQVAKERELVRQELYAQYHDL from the coding sequence ATGATAAATATACAAAGCAGTTTTAAAGGTGAAAAAAGTGCAGGCACGCTTTACTTGGTACCAACGCCTATTGGTAATATGCAGGATATGACTTTACGAGCTTTAGAAACCTTGCGTAATGTGGATTTGGTAGCAAGTGAGGATACACGTAACACGCAAAAATTACTTAATCATTTTGAAATCAAGGTGGCTCAGGAATCTTTTCATGAGCATAATTCCTTTGACAAAATTCCGAAGCTTTTAGATTTTCTTATGTCAGGGAAATCGCTAGCACAGGTCTCTGATGCGGGGATGCCTTCAATATCTGATCCAGGTCATGATTTAGTTGTGGAAGCCATTAAGCGAAATATTGATGTGATTGCTCTACCAGGGGCTTCAGCTGGAATAACAGCGCTTATCGCTTCGGGCTTAATCCCACAACCCCATATTTTTTATGGCTTTTTACCTCGTAAAAAAGGAGAGCAAAAAAAGTTCTTGGAAACTAAGCTGGCTTATCCTGAAACGCAAATTTTTTATGAGTCTCCTTATCGTGTTGCAGATACTTTAGAAAATATGGCTCAGGTATATGGGGACCGAGAGGTTACCCTAGTCCGTGAATTAACAAAAATTTATGAAGAATACCGTCGAGGTAAAATTTCTGAAATTTTACTTTCTTTAAAAGAGCAGCCGATTAAGGGAGAATGCTTGCTTATTGTTGCTGGCTTCGATGGTGAAGTTGAAGATACTGTGGAAGATAAAACCACACCATTAGAAGCTGTTCAGCTTCTTGTTGCATCGGGAATAAAGCCTAATGCTGCCATCAAGCAAGTGGCGAAAGAACGGGAGTTGGTACGTCAAGAGCTTTATGCCCAGTATCATGATTTATAA